Genomic DNA from Setaria italica strain Yugu1 chromosome V, Setaria_italica_v2.0, whole genome shotgun sequence:
GAGGATGTGCACAGACTTGCTGATGGTCAGGTGAAACATTCGACTGAAGTGTTTTATGCAGGCTCTCTGTGGAAGGTTGGCTTTGTTGTCTTAAATCTATACATCCTTCTAATGGCCTAAATCTAGTTAAGTGGTATACCCATTTGCAGGTGAGTGTTCAGGCATTCAATGATGAGGATCCTCATGGACGACGCACCCTTGGTATTCTTTTTATTACCATGTCCTCACAAGCTTACCTCTTGCCTGACTGTCCAAGTATAATAATATGCCTTGTACAAATTTAACTGGCAATACAGGACTTTTTCTCCACCGACGCAAGGCTGAGTTTTTAGACCCCTTGAGGAAGGTGAGTGATTTACTGAATTCATTGGTTTATGGTCAAATTAACTGATAAACTTATTCCTTAGGTCCACATGTATGTTGACCCTCGGGAAAAGGTTACTGCTCGGTATCAGGTGCTTATACCCACTTTTCATCAACTCATCTTCTATTGAGGTATTGTGTATGTCCTAATTTGCAAAATTGTTTGTTGCTCGTAGCTCATCTGTCCATCAAAGAGAGAGGTCATGATATTTGGAAGCCTGAAGCAGGCTGGGACGCTGCTACCAAAAGCCCCAAAGGGCTGGGGCTGGCGCACTGCTATATTGTTTGATGAGCTTGCAGATCTTCTCCAGGCTGGCGCCCTGCGAATAGCGGCAGTAGTCCAGCTTGTCTAAAACAACAAGTTGCAGAAAAGAATAACCTGCAATGCTGGTGATATCACAGCATGACAGCAGTGTATGTAGTTAATACCTGGAATATCTCTATATATTGTTctgattaaaaaaaactcaATATATATTGTTTAAATGCTAAACTTCTTAGTCATGCTCTGAAAGTGTGCAGTAAGATCTAAATATTGGGACAAAATCTTTGGCTATAAATCTATTTATTTGGCTACAAATCTTAATATTTTGGGACAAAATCTTTGGCTGcaaatatatttattttgacGACAAATCTAAATATTTTGAGACAAAATCTTTGGCTACAATTCTGGTATTGTAATAACTGAAGTATAATAGTTCCTCAAGAATAACAAATTGGAATGCTGCAGTACCAGAATTGAAGTGTAATAACAGTATAACACACAGCAATTGAAGTGAATGGAAGTCCAAGAACAAACTGGACTACTGTAACGTGCAAAACCGACAGGTCGTGTGTCTAGGAATTACTCGCGCCTTGTCATGTTGTCGGTGTCTCCGGAAATCAGTACACCGAGCATATTTGACTGTATTTGGACTATGTTGCGTGCATTTATATTTTGCGTATCCATTCACCAGTTGCTTTTCCGTATCCAGAGGAAAAAAAACTACTACTTTATTATATCCACAGGAAAAAAAActatactatttattttgaccaTACAGCAAAAAACTACTACTTTATTATATCCACAGGAAAAAACCATAAAATATTTCATAAAACAAGGGTAGTAATAAATTGTATAGTATCCAACATTTGGGTTTTGCCGTTTTGCTATCCACAGGATAGGCCTAGGGCCAAAGCAACCCCTCTAAATCTTGAACATGTGTATGCCCTTTTCTCCGCACCAAACTGCCATGGCGTCCAACAGGAAAGTAGCAGCTCCTGCTGTCTTCGCCCTGGCCTTGCTCCTCGTGGCCTATTGTAAGTAAAACAACCCTTGTTGTTTTCATATATTCTCGCGAAATTTCTGCGAATTTAAATTTCCTGACAAGGTTTATGTTTGTACGTACATAGGTGCGGAGGCATACATGTGCACAACGCAGAACAGGTTTTTCCATGGCAGGTGCGTGAACAATCTGAACTGTGCGAGCTCGTGCGTGCACGAAAGGCTCGGCACCGGCGGGCACTGCGCGACGAGGAAGCGCAGCGCCGCCGACCCCGGCGTCGACATCGACTGGGTCTGGAATAGAAGAATCTGCGTGTGTGTCTTCCAGTGCAGGTGGCCATCGCCGCCGGGAGAAGAAGAGCCGCCGTCCGGCggggaagagccgccggccggtGGGAGACAGCCACCGTCCCTCCGTCACACCCAGGAAATCCAACCGAATTTTTAAGGGTAGATCCACGTTCGACGGAATAAAAGCAGAACGTACTGTAACTGCAATCGCATGACAGTAATTTAGTAAGTTTTTATCCATGAATATTTTCATGGCGAAGGCCCAGCGTCTTGTTTAAATGCGAGAGCATGTGCTTTCAATCGACAATACGATCTGGACATGCTCAGTTTCCTGCTCAGTCCGGCCAGTTGCCTGTGATCGATCGATGATTTGCCCATTACTCCAGTAGGAGCTTGGAGCTGAACTACACAGATTCCTGCTCGCCCTCGGATCACGGTCATGCCTTTCTGGATTAGTCCAACAATGGTTGGAACATGGGAAACCGATCGCTGCTTTCTAGTCAGGCCTCCTGGCCTCGAAAGTCAGAAACCACCTTCAGCTTTCAGTCTGTCACCACTCCGATCTGGACTTCAAAAGGAATGCACAGCACGAATGCAAAGAGTGTCGGTGCAAATACTGACAGTAGTGTAGTGGGCTGTAGCTGCAATGCTGCATCCTGCGTGTGAACAGAATCCCAATGATTTCACTCCTCCGCTGTGTCAGTGACATGTGGGGGGGCACTTGGCACTTGTTTATCGAGCGCAGCCTGTCCGAAAAAGGCTCCGCTTTTCCCAACACTCGTTTCAAGTATTTTCCCTCTTAGGATATATCCCTAAGCCCTTATACAAATAATAAAATGTTTCAAGTCTTCCTTATAAACTGAGCTACCTTCAACTCGAATTTGCATTACAAGAGTTCTTATATTTTCCCAACATTCTTGTGTGGTGCTTGAGCCTCCTTCGACTCAAAATGGTTCCTGGTTGTATACTTGTATCCTAACATGGATAAGATTATTAGACCACTTCCTTTCTACAGAAGCAATTTTGCACGAGGTTCATGCATTGTGTCCGTACTTCTAACATGGCAGAACCCTTATAGGTCGATCCGCCTCCTGCCACCTTTTTGACTATCTTGTCCTATAACCTCGATCGAGGGAAGAAGCTTATAGGCTTACCGTATTGACCTGTTGGCCGGAATCGTGCTTAGTTATTGCGTTTAGCGAAAACGTCCGCTGTACCTTCAGCATTTTCATGTATACAGCTTGAAACATATGACACTACAAAACGGCAATTGTTCTTGACAATTGACATAATGTGCAagcgtttcttttttttttaaataaatgtgCAAGCATTTCATTGTTCCAAAACAGAACTCAGTATTTCAGATAAACTAACCTATATATGTCTCTGTTTAACCCTCCCTTTTCTTTTAGCAAAACTTGATGAATTCCTAGCCGTTTGCAAACTAATGTTGACGAGCCGCTGTTGACCATCAAAAATTCAAAAGTTCAAACGAAAGACTGGTAGCTCGTAGTGAGAGGAACTATATCGCCCGAAACAAGAAAAAGACCAAGCTGAGAGCCATGACTGAGCATTATATTACACGAACGAATCAGGTATTCGTTTTGCCTACAAATGCCAAATACAACAAATGAATTATAGAGCAAGAATCGTCTCGCTCCATGTCAATTGATGGATCTCAATCCAGCTACAGAAACCACCACCAAAAATCAAAACTGAaacaaaaaggggaaaaaaaagagctaGGAGGCTTTGTCTTACAAGGTGCAAAAGTACGTGGAGCTAGCGTTCATGAGACCGTGCCGCCATGAACCCGGCCAGGTCACCTCGCCTGCTCGACGGCCGCTAGCCCCTGCACTGGGTGATGGCGGAGCAGCCCCGGGAGTAGGGGTTGGCGGCGCCGCTCGGCCGGCAGTTGTAGTAGGACGCGCCGCGGTACGAGCACGGCACGTTGCCGGCGCTCATCGCGCCGTAGCCGATGTAGCCGCTCCCTCCCAGCTCCCTCCTCCTGCCCATCGCGCACTCGCCCACCGTGCCCGTGCTGCAGGCCATGCCGTGGGCGGCGGCACCCCGCGGCGGGCTGGctgcgacgaggaggagcactGCAGCGACGACGGCCGCGAGCGCCACGCGGCTCCGTGGCGGTGGCATCGCGTGCACCCGGCCGGCTGCTTGCTGCTGCAGGCCTTGCATTGTCTGCGTCGTTTCTGCCTGTGTGCCAGTGGCAGCGCTAGCAAACTTTTAAAGATCCGAGGAGTTggttaaaaagaagaagagaagattcGCTTTTGAACAAGGTAAGGGCATGTGGAAATTCGCAATTAATAATCTTAACCCTCTTTACACGCAGCACCTCCAGATCTGATACTGGTATCAACTACCTACCATCCCTAGTAtcaaccatataaaattactggGAATATTCAATCATTTCTAACTCAAATGTAGGTGTGCATATTATTTTCTTTACAACTGAAAACATAGGATGAAAGGGAAATGGTGCTGCAATACAGAAAATGAAAACGATCAGGTTAGGAATTTTTCCATACTTATAATTTTAACAAATAAGTACGAAAACGATACCGAACGATACAGGAATTTCCCGTCCGAACGATATGGTGAGTTGTGATTTACAGCAAATATATACACCTAAAATGTGTTCGCAGAAGCCATGACCCTATCTGTAAACTACCTGGTCTTGAGCCAAAAACACCAACATGTTTTTGTAAGGACTTGAAGGGATTGCCTATTTGTAAACTCTGGTGGCACTGTATTGACTTTTTTTGGCCTGGAACCTCTAGGGGAGGAGCTTATAGGCTTGTTACAGTTGACTTGAGAGCTGCAATCGTGCTGACTGCTTTGtgagatggagagagagggCGTGTCTGCATGGCCGAGCCCAGTATTCTTGCCAATCCGGCCCACATTGTTTGCTGTTGAAAAACATGGCCCAGAAAGACATTCCGATAACCGCACATCGGGCGCGATGGGTTCGGTTGAAACGGGGATAGGAATTGCACGTGGGCTGGGTTTGTTTTAGATTGGGTCTCAGCCCACTAGGCCACATGACGACGGGTTCTTCGGTTCAGTCCTGCCTGCTGCATGGAGGACGCGCTGCGGAAAGAATAGACCTGCGCAGCTCGATGGAGCAACGCTTAATGGCCCGTAGATAATTACTTGGGTTTCACTGGAAAATGGAAAATAGCAAAATTTGAATCCGTTccagcaaaaaagaaaataaaatcgaCGAACGTTGCAGCAAAATTCGAATTCAACTTCATATCCAGGGGTCACGGCAAGCACTCCGCTTCTCGAGCTCTGCAAAGCATGCTACTGCTGCTTCTGAATCTGtctccactctctctctctctctccctgatCTGTACAGGAAAAGAGTGTCGGTGCACGAACTGATCAGATCGATTCCATGTGAAAGGAATCGTGCCTGTGCATAACAGGACAAGATCAGGACCACACTTGCGTGTCGATCAGATTCCATCTGAATTAATAAGCAACCTAGAAGGGATCGGATCAACAAAGCTAGTATGGGAGCTTGAACAAGCAATTTGTATGGACGAAGAATGTAATGAGAACGAAGAGGAGCTCTCACATGTCGCCTACCAATGCCAATTACAAGAATATATGGGAGCAAGAAGAAGCTTGATCCACCTCCCAAAACCCAGATGCTATAGAACAAGAAAGGAGAAGCGAAGAAGAAACAGGTTTCCCTTAcaagctagctgctgctgcaagAACCTGAGACGATGAAACCCAAGCCGCTAGCCTCTGCAGCGGGTGATTTGGGAGCAGCCTCGGGAGTAGGGGTTGGCCGGCCCGCCCGGCCGGCAGTTGTAGTAGGACGCGCCGCGGTAGGAGCACGGCACCCGCCCCCGGCTCATCGCGTCGTAGCTGATGTACCCGCCGTTCCCAAgctccctcctcgccgcgccgcccgcgcacTCCTCCACCGTGCCCGCCGCGCCACGGTCGTCGGCGGGCACCACCCAGCTATCCGGAtccaccaccgccgtcgtcTGGCCGGACGCTCGCGACGCGGCCACGGCCAGCAAGAGCGCCACGACCACCGCaagcgcggcgcggctcggcggcggcggcattgccGGCTCGGTGGCCGGCCGAAGCGCGCCTGCTGTGCTGCCTCCCCTTCgctgcagccggcggcggccctgcGCTCGCTCTAGCTCTTTCTCCCTACTCGTGGGATTTTCCCAAGGAGGCCAAACGGCTAATGAATGTGGGCGGCGATCGTGGACGATGAGGACCCCGATCCCAGGGGCAACATGGCAACATGGCACGCCTGCCACGCCGGCACTAATATACGGGGGAGGCGCCTTgtccgcgcccgcgcgcgccgcacATGACATGAGGCCGGAGCTGCACCTGCACC
This window encodes:
- the LOC101770049 gene encoding rapid alkalinization factor-like codes for the protein MPPPPSRAALAVVVALLLAVAASRASGQTTAVVDPDSWVVPADDRGAAGTVEECAGGAARRELGNGGYISYDAMSRGRVPCSYRGASYYNCRPGGPANPYSRGCSQITRCRG
- the LOC101758827 gene encoding rapid alkalinization factor, with translation MQGLQQQAAGRVHAMPPPRSRVALAAVVAAVLLLVAASPPRGAAAHGMACSTGTVGECAMGRRRELGGSGYIGYGAMSAGNVPCSYRGASYYNCRPSGAANPYSRGCSAITQCRG
- the LOC101769644 gene encoding major pollen allergen Art v 1, encoding MCMPFSPHQTAMASNRKVAAPAVFALALLLVAYCAEAYMCTTQNRFFHGRCVNNLNCASSCVHERLGTGGHCATRKRSAADPGVDIDWVWNRRICVCVFQCRWPSPPGEEEPPSGGEEPPAGGRQPPSLRHTQEIQPNF